The following coding sequences lie in one Kamptonema formosum PCC 6407 genomic window:
- the rseP gene encoding RIP metalloprotease RseP translates to MSVLAAIAVLALLIVVHELGHFLAARFQNIHVNRFSIGFGPVLWKYQGPETEYALRGIPLGGYVGFPDEDPESNIPLDDPNLLRNRPVLDRAIVISAGVIANLIFAYFLLVTQFATVGIQELQPGVAISQVSSQLSLASQAGIKSGDIVLAVNEEQLATDVPAVQSLKDIIQSHPNQSIKFLIQRGNEKLAIALKPEAGPDAKGRIGVQLAPNGDKPGVAIEPLPELSLAASAGIKPGDVILAVNGQELGTKTSPIKALMAVVQSHPNESIKMLIQRDGEKLDIQVKPQPDQSQELIALKLDANIVRRRASNIIEALNTGATEFQRIVTLTVQGFIKLISNFSQTADQLSGPVAIVAIGADIARSDAGNLFQFAALISINLAIINILPLPALDGGQLAFLLIEGLRGKPLPAKIQDGVMQTGLILLLGLGIFLILRDTANLAGVEWMKKLLQQ, encoded by the coding sequence ATGTCAGTATTGGCCGCGATCGCAGTTCTAGCTCTCCTCATCGTCGTACACGAGCTCGGCCACTTCCTGGCCGCGAGATTTCAGAACATCCACGTCAACCGCTTCTCCATCGGCTTTGGCCCCGTGCTCTGGAAATACCAAGGGCCAGAGACCGAATATGCTCTCAGAGGCATCCCTTTGGGCGGTTACGTGGGTTTCCCTGACGAAGACCCCGAAAGTAACATTCCCCTAGATGACCCCAATTTACTCCGAAATCGCCCCGTACTCGATCGCGCGATCGTTATCAGTGCCGGCGTGATCGCTAACCTGATCTTTGCCTACTTCCTGTTAGTGACACAATTTGCCACCGTAGGTATACAGGAATTGCAGCCGGGAGTTGCCATTTCCCAAGTCAGTTCCCAATTGAGCCTCGCTTCACAGGCAGGCATTAAGTCGGGAGACATTGTTTTAGCAGTCAATGAGGAGCAATTAGCGACTGACGTGCCCGCTGTCCAGTCCTTAAAAGACATCATTCAAAGCCATCCCAACCAAAGTATTAAATTTTTAATTCAGCGAGGGAATGAAAAACTGGCGATCGCACTTAAACCAGAAGCCGGCCCCGACGCTAAGGGTCGCATCGGCGTTCAACTAGCTCCCAACGGCGACAAACCGGGAGTTGCGATCGAACCTTTGCCAGAATTGAGTTTAGCAGCATCCGCAGGTATCAAACCCGGAGATGTTATCCTCGCAGTAAACGGTCAGGAATTGGGAACTAAAACGTCACCCATAAAAGCTTTAATGGCAGTCGTTCAAAGCCATCCCAATGAAAGCATTAAAATGCTAATTCAGCGCGATGGTGAAAAATTGGATATTCAGGTAAAACCCCAACCAGACCAAAGCCAAGAACTGATTGCTCTCAAATTAGATGCCAATATTGTCAGGCGCAGAGCTAGCAATATTATCGAAGCATTGAACACTGGAGCCACTGAATTTCAGCGAATTGTCACTCTGACAGTTCAAGGTTTCATCAAACTAATTAGCAATTTCAGCCAAACTGCTGACCAACTTTCCGGGCCAGTCGCTATTGTTGCTATCGGTGCAGATATCGCGCGATCGGATGCAGGAAATCTGTTTCAGTTCGCCGCCCTAATTAGCATCAACCTTGCTATTATCAACATCTTGCCTTTACCCGCCCTCGATGGCGGTCAGCTAGCCTTTTTATTAATAGAAGGACTACGCGGGAAACCCTTACCTGCAAAAATTCAAGATGGCGTTATGCAGACAGGTTTAATCCTGTTGCTAGGTTTGGGAATTTTCTTGATTCTTCGCGATACAGCTAACTTGGCTGGCGTAGAATGGATGAAGAAACTTCTACAACAATAA